A genomic region of Eucalyptus grandis isolate ANBG69807.140 chromosome 5, ASM1654582v1, whole genome shotgun sequence contains the following coding sequences:
- the LOC104430862 gene encoding calmodulin-binding protein 60 D-like isoform X1 → MGKPKRALPPSSSSGQPSQPKRPCVPPIDQAWNGPEMNPVPSCCLTCCLTKEDLRSMFKEELESAKSDWAEYFQSCIWNALKDLVPQMRSENDFQRLMEAVELGNIHSPQRARANANSTGENDVRDLRLQIQTKLSDSLFTGQKLEGVGGAHISIALINANTGDVVRSGLESSIKLDIVVLEGDFNKDDEDNWTQEEFESHVVKQREGKRPLLAGDLVVKLKEGVGEIGELMFTDNSSWNRSKRFRIGLKVATGFCGNTRIREAKTDAFQVKENRGEAYMKHHPPASDDEVWRLENIAKGGKSHQKLSDAGIYKVEDFLLQLFTDPEKLREILGKSITEKKWDSLIRHAKTCETKWKLYLDYPDGVTKHGAVFNTDGQPIGLVKDTEYFATHRLSAQEKVCFSQEHGDAIVKKALANWNDVREFNGETFSDSMRRNPVQRYLAPPIFPAPFGLEAPPANVSSTAEGLNGATALVLPFQSPNFPPAAHQPMSADRSNVQIPPGFHDSTSAGLPTQPLGINVQNAIRRQMIGSSSPMDNGGYDNVLLEGDHVMEEIQSIDLDAFEKWFAESTPCNDPLSDNGFVRGTGRGVIGWLKIKAVLQWGYFIRKTGVRLVELDQPTIEVRACS, encoded by the exons ATGGGGAAGCCAAAGAGAGCTTTGCCTCCCTCTTCATCTTCAGGTCAACCAAGTCAACCCAAGAGGCCATGCGTGCCTCCAATCGA TCAAGCATGGAACGGGCCCGAAATGAATCCTGTGCCGAGTTGCTGTTTGACTTGCTGTTTGACAAAGGAGGATCTGCGGAGTATG TTCAAAGAAGAGCTGGAGAGTGCTAAATCTGACTGGGCCGAATATTTTCAAAG TTGCATCTGGAATGCTCTCAAAGATTTAGTGCCACAGATGCGCTCAGAGAATGATTTTCAGAGATTG ATGGAAGCAGTGGAGCTTGGAAACATTCATTCTCCCCAACGTGCAAG GGCTAATGCTAATTCTACGGGAGAGAATGATGTGAGAGACTTACGGCTTCAAATTCAAACCAAACTGTCAGATTCTCTATTTACTGGACAGAAACTAGAAGGAGTGGGGGGTGCTCACATTTCCATTGCCTTGATCAATGCAAATACAGGGGATGTTGTTAGATCAGGCCTGGAATCCTCCATTAAGTTGGACATCGTCGTGCTCGAAGGTGACTTCAACAAAGACGATGAGGATAACTGGACCCAAGAAGAGTTTGAGAGCCACGTGGTTAAACAACGTGAAGGAAAGAGGCCGCTTTTGGCTGGAGATCTCGTAGTGAAGCTCAAGGAAGGTGTTGGGGAGATAGGAGAACTGATGTTTACTGACAATTCCAGTTGGAATAGGAGTAAAAGATTCAGGATAGGGCTTAAGGTGGCAACGGGTTTTTGTGGGAATACACGAATCCGAGAAGCCAAAACAGATGCCTTCCAAGTCAAGGAAAATAGAGGGGAAG CATACATGAAACATCATCCACCTGCATCTGACGATGAGGTTTGGAGGTTGGAGAACATTGCCAAAGGTGGGAAATCTCACCAAAAACTGAGTGATGCTGGAATATATAAAGTGGAAGACTTTCTACTGCAACTGTTCACGGACCCCGAGAAATTGAGAGAG ATTCTCGGAAAGAGCATAACAGAGAAGAAGTGGGATAGCCTGATACGCCATGCAAAGACTTGCGAAACAAAGTGGAAACTTTACTTGGACTATCCTGATGGCGTGACGAAGCATGGTGCTGTATTCAACACTGATGGTCAACCAATCGGCCTAGTCAAAGACACGGAATATTTTGCTACTCATCGACTTTCTGCTCAAGAGAAG GTGTGTTTTTCCCAGGAACATGGAGATGCAATTGTGAAAAAGGCCTTGGCTAACTGGAATGATGTGAGAGAGTTCAATGGTGAGACGTTCTCTGATTCAATGAGGCGCAACCCTGTTCAACGTTATTTGGCTCCACCAATCTTTCCTGCCCCGTTTGGTCTGGAAGCTCCTCCGGCAAATGTGAGCTCCACTGCTGAAG GACTCAATGGTGCAACGGCTTTGGTATTGCCGTTTCAATCACCAAATTTTCCTCCAGCTGCACATCAGCCCATGTCTGCAGACCGCTCGAATGTTCAGATTCCTCCAGGATTTCATGATAGTACTTCTGCCGGATTGCCAACACAGCCCCTTGGTATCAATGTACAGAATGCCATACGTCGCCAAATGATCGGTTCTTCGAGCCCAATGGACAATGGAGGATATGATAATGTTCTTCTTGAAGGCGATCATGTGATGGAAGAGATCCAATCAATTGATCTTGATGCTTTTGAGAAATGGTTTGCTGAAAGCACACCATGTAATGACCCGTTATCCGATAATGGTTTTGTTAGGGGAACCGGCAGAGGTGTTATTGGCTGGCTCAAGATAAAGGCGGTGCTGCAGTGGGGGTACTTCATCAGGAAGACAGGTGTCAGACTCGTGGAGTTAGACCAACCAACTATCGAAGTCCGGGCTTGTTCATAG
- the LOC104430862 gene encoding calmodulin-binding protein 60 D-like isoform X2: protein MGKPKRALPPSSSSGQPSQPKRPCVPPIDQAWNGPEMNPVPSCCLTCCLTKEDLRSMFKEELESAKSDWAEYFQSCIWNALKDLVPQMRSENDFQRLMEAVELGNIHSPQRARANANSTGENDVRDLRLQIQTKLSDSLFTGQKLEGVGGAHISIALINANTGDVVRSGLESSIKLDIVVLEGDFNKDDEDNWTQEEFESHVVKQREGKRPLLAGDLVVKLKEGVGEIGELMFTDNSSWNRSKRFRIGLKVATGFCGNTRIREAKTDAFQVKENRGEAYMKHHPPASDDEVWRLENIAKGGKSHQKLSDAGIYKVEDFLLQLFTDPEKLREILGKSITEKKWDSLIRHAKTCETKWKLYLDYPDGVTKHGAVFNTDGQPIGLVKDTEYFATHRLSAQEKEHGDAIVKKALANWNDVREFNGETFSDSMRRNPVQRYLAPPIFPAPFGLEAPPANVSSTAEGLNGATALVLPFQSPNFPPAAHQPMSADRSNVQIPPGFHDSTSAGLPTQPLGINVQNAIRRQMIGSSSPMDNGGYDNVLLEGDHVMEEIQSIDLDAFEKWFAESTPCNDPLSDNGFVRGTGRGVIGWLKIKAVLQWGYFIRKTGVRLVELDQPTIEVRACS from the exons ATGGGGAAGCCAAAGAGAGCTTTGCCTCCCTCTTCATCTTCAGGTCAACCAAGTCAACCCAAGAGGCCATGCGTGCCTCCAATCGA TCAAGCATGGAACGGGCCCGAAATGAATCCTGTGCCGAGTTGCTGTTTGACTTGCTGTTTGACAAAGGAGGATCTGCGGAGTATG TTCAAAGAAGAGCTGGAGAGTGCTAAATCTGACTGGGCCGAATATTTTCAAAG TTGCATCTGGAATGCTCTCAAAGATTTAGTGCCACAGATGCGCTCAGAGAATGATTTTCAGAGATTG ATGGAAGCAGTGGAGCTTGGAAACATTCATTCTCCCCAACGTGCAAG GGCTAATGCTAATTCTACGGGAGAGAATGATGTGAGAGACTTACGGCTTCAAATTCAAACCAAACTGTCAGATTCTCTATTTACTGGACAGAAACTAGAAGGAGTGGGGGGTGCTCACATTTCCATTGCCTTGATCAATGCAAATACAGGGGATGTTGTTAGATCAGGCCTGGAATCCTCCATTAAGTTGGACATCGTCGTGCTCGAAGGTGACTTCAACAAAGACGATGAGGATAACTGGACCCAAGAAGAGTTTGAGAGCCACGTGGTTAAACAACGTGAAGGAAAGAGGCCGCTTTTGGCTGGAGATCTCGTAGTGAAGCTCAAGGAAGGTGTTGGGGAGATAGGAGAACTGATGTTTACTGACAATTCCAGTTGGAATAGGAGTAAAAGATTCAGGATAGGGCTTAAGGTGGCAACGGGTTTTTGTGGGAATACACGAATCCGAGAAGCCAAAACAGATGCCTTCCAAGTCAAGGAAAATAGAGGGGAAG CATACATGAAACATCATCCACCTGCATCTGACGATGAGGTTTGGAGGTTGGAGAACATTGCCAAAGGTGGGAAATCTCACCAAAAACTGAGTGATGCTGGAATATATAAAGTGGAAGACTTTCTACTGCAACTGTTCACGGACCCCGAGAAATTGAGAGAG ATTCTCGGAAAGAGCATAACAGAGAAGAAGTGGGATAGCCTGATACGCCATGCAAAGACTTGCGAAACAAAGTGGAAACTTTACTTGGACTATCCTGATGGCGTGACGAAGCATGGTGCTGTATTCAACACTGATGGTCAACCAATCGGCCTAGTCAAAGACACGGAATATTTTGCTACTCATCGACTTTCTGCTCAAGAGAAG GAACATGGAGATGCAATTGTGAAAAAGGCCTTGGCTAACTGGAATGATGTGAGAGAGTTCAATGGTGAGACGTTCTCTGATTCAATGAGGCGCAACCCTGTTCAACGTTATTTGGCTCCACCAATCTTTCCTGCCCCGTTTGGTCTGGAAGCTCCTCCGGCAAATGTGAGCTCCACTGCTGAAG GACTCAATGGTGCAACGGCTTTGGTATTGCCGTTTCAATCACCAAATTTTCCTCCAGCTGCACATCAGCCCATGTCTGCAGACCGCTCGAATGTTCAGATTCCTCCAGGATTTCATGATAGTACTTCTGCCGGATTGCCAACACAGCCCCTTGGTATCAATGTACAGAATGCCATACGTCGCCAAATGATCGGTTCTTCGAGCCCAATGGACAATGGAGGATATGATAATGTTCTTCTTGAAGGCGATCATGTGATGGAAGAGATCCAATCAATTGATCTTGATGCTTTTGAGAAATGGTTTGCTGAAAGCACACCATGTAATGACCCGTTATCCGATAATGGTTTTGTTAGGGGAACCGGCAGAGGTGTTATTGGCTGGCTCAAGATAAAGGCGGTGCTGCAGTGGGGGTACTTCATCAGGAAGACAGGTGTCAGACTCGTGGAGTTAGACCAACCAACTATCGAAGTCCGGGCTTGTTCATAG